The proteins below are encoded in one region of Nitrospira sp.:
- the polA gene encoding DNA polymerase, with product MPIPARSSGKPALYLVDGSAYVYRAFFALPALTNSKGLPTNAIYGFTTMLVKIIRDHHPEGLAIVFDEKGPTHRHEEYKEYKAQRPPMPDNMSAQIPYIHRVVEAFGIPVVRLPGYEADDLIGTLARKAEGEGFDVAIVTSDKDMYQLLTPSVLIFDPVKDKWISEVECRAKFGVEPARVIDIMGLMGDSSDNIPGVKGIGEKTAAKLIAEFGTIPRLLERLDEVTPPKTRALLTDQTEQARLSRKLATIHVDAPIEFHPERFHTSPLSIEKITPLLRDLEFHSLLKSMAVAAPTHGSPEKTVAVLRERGDDQRFAQEIIDRGMVAMAGTLSEALAVQADMQGLGMNDGAGASVYLEGAPSRLAEPLKQLFAHVRVVKAAHDLKPLLLALGREGVACAPPYFDTMIAAYLLSPNRRGHELSTVALDILGEHVRGLRAEADTQRTDLFDVRPPPEAYQAGEAAHVVYKLVPVLKARLQEQGMLKLFEEVEMPLVSVLATVERNGFLLNVEALQGLSRELEGELARIMDTIATLADGVFNINSPKQLASVLFDKLGLKPIRKTKTGFSTDEETLVQLATQHELPSHILNYRGLSKLKSTYVDALPALVNPETGRLHTSLNQTVAATGRLSSADPNLQNIPVKGDHGLRIREAFIAPRGHLLLSADYSQIEPRILAHLAHDDKLRSVFERGEDIHMATAVEIFSQPPDRITKEMRRAAKTVVFGILYGISPFGLSQNLGITQAEAKSYIDAYFERYAGVKLFVDRTIAQARERGYTTTILGRRRPIPELTSSDPTQRGFGERMAVNSPIQGSAADLIKVAMIAVHGTLQEELPRTKMILQVHDELVFEVPLQDVESAKELVRYEMEQTGTRLGLSVPLKVDLGVGPNWRAAHP from the coding sequence ATGCCCATCCCAGCTCGTTCCTCCGGCAAACCTGCCCTCTACCTTGTGGATGGGAGTGCCTATGTCTACCGGGCATTCTTCGCCTTGCCCGCGTTGACGAATTCCAAAGGGCTGCCCACCAATGCCATCTATGGCTTTACCACCATGTTGGTCAAGATCATCCGGGATCATCATCCCGAAGGCCTGGCCATCGTGTTCGACGAAAAGGGTCCGACGCATCGGCACGAGGAATACAAGGAGTACAAGGCCCAGCGGCCTCCGATGCCGGACAACATGAGCGCCCAAATACCGTATATCCATCGGGTGGTTGAGGCCTTTGGCATCCCGGTGGTCCGGTTGCCCGGGTACGAGGCGGACGATTTGATAGGCACGCTGGCGCGGAAGGCCGAGGGCGAAGGTTTCGATGTCGCCATCGTGACCAGTGACAAGGACATGTACCAATTACTCACGCCCTCTGTCCTGATTTTCGATCCGGTGAAGGACAAGTGGATCTCGGAAGTCGAGTGCCGGGCCAAGTTCGGCGTCGAACCGGCCCGTGTGATCGACATCATGGGTCTTATGGGGGACAGCAGCGATAACATTCCGGGAGTCAAAGGGATCGGCGAAAAGACCGCCGCGAAACTGATCGCCGAGTTTGGTACGATTCCCCGGCTACTCGAACGCCTCGACGAGGTGACCCCGCCCAAGACCAGGGCCTTGCTGACGGACCAGACCGAGCAGGCCCGCTTAAGCCGCAAGCTGGCCACGATCCACGTGGACGCGCCGATCGAATTTCATCCGGAGAGGTTTCATACGTCCCCGCTGTCGATCGAGAAGATCACCCCCTTACTGCGGGATCTTGAATTTCACAGTCTGCTCAAGTCCATGGCCGTGGCGGCCCCCACGCACGGGTCGCCCGAGAAGACGGTGGCCGTCTTGCGCGAGCGCGGTGACGATCAACGATTTGCCCAGGAGATCATCGACCGAGGTATGGTCGCCATGGCCGGTACGCTGAGTGAAGCCCTCGCTGTGCAAGCCGATATGCAGGGACTCGGGATGAACGATGGGGCCGGCGCCTCGGTCTATTTGGAAGGCGCACCGTCTCGACTGGCTGAACCGCTCAAGCAACTCTTCGCGCACGTGCGGGTCGTCAAGGCTGCTCACGATCTCAAGCCGTTGCTGCTTGCTTTGGGACGAGAGGGCGTGGCGTGTGCACCTCCCTACTTCGACACCATGATCGCCGCCTACCTGTTGTCCCCCAATCGGCGTGGGCACGAACTCTCGACGGTCGCTCTGGATATTTTGGGTGAGCATGTTCGCGGACTTCGGGCTGAAGCCGATACACAGCGGACAGACCTGTTCGATGTGCGACCGCCTCCGGAGGCCTATCAAGCGGGAGAAGCCGCTCACGTCGTATACAAACTCGTGCCGGTGTTGAAAGCACGCTTACAAGAGCAAGGCATGCTCAAACTCTTCGAGGAGGTGGAGATGCCTTTGGTATCGGTCCTGGCGACGGTCGAGCGCAATGGGTTTCTGCTGAATGTCGAAGCCCTGCAGGGCTTAAGCCGGGAACTCGAAGGGGAATTGGCCAGGATCATGGACACGATTGCAACGCTCGCCGACGGGGTTTTCAACATCAACTCGCCCAAACAATTAGCCTCGGTGCTCTTCGACAAACTGGGCCTGAAGCCGATTCGCAAAACAAAAACGGGCTTTTCAACGGATGAAGAGACATTGGTACAGTTGGCAACCCAGCACGAACTGCCCTCACACATTCTCAACTATCGCGGTCTGAGCAAGCTCAAGTCGACCTATGTGGATGCTCTGCCGGCTCTCGTCAATCCGGAGACCGGCCGGTTACATACGTCGTTGAATCAGACTGTCGCGGCGACCGGCCGGCTATCTTCGGCGGATCCAAACTTGCAAAACATTCCGGTAAAGGGCGACCATGGGCTTCGCATTCGAGAGGCGTTCATTGCTCCGCGAGGACATCTGCTGCTTTCGGCCGACTATAGCCAGATCGAACCTCGTATTCTTGCCCACCTTGCCCACGACGACAAGCTGCGTTCGGTGTTTGAGCGAGGTGAGGACATCCACATGGCGACCGCCGTCGAAATTTTCAGCCAACCGCCCGATCGGATTACCAAAGAAATGCGTCGTGCGGCCAAGACGGTGGTGTTCGGCATTCTCTATGGAATCAGTCCCTTCGGGTTGTCGCAAAACCTCGGGATTACCCAGGCCGAGGCCAAGTCCTATATTGACGCCTATTTCGAACGGTATGCCGGGGTGAAGCTCTTCGTTGACCGGACGATCGCACAGGCGCGTGAGCGGGGGTATACCACGACGATTCTCGGGCGGCGCCGTCCGATTCCCGAACTGACCAGCTCGGATCCGACCCAGCGGGGTTTCGGCGAGCGGATGGCCGTGAACAGCCCCATTCAGGGATCTGCCGCCGACCTGATCAAAGTGGCCATGATCGCGGTTCATGGGACGCTGCAGGAAGAACTGCCCCGCACCAAGATGATCCTGCAGGTACATGACGAGCTCGTGTTTGAGGTGCCCTTGCAGGACGTGGAGTCTGCCAAGGAACTCGTCCGCTACGAAATGGAGCAAACGGGCACACGATTAGGGCTGTCGGTGCCCCTGAAAGTGGATCTCGGCGTGGGGCCAAATTGGAGAGCTGCACATCCCTAG
- a CDS encoding peroxiredoxin — MSADTHKTKPRFVIFAHNATYDKLHQVATLGLTAAAMGKDVVVVLLFWTIKKLSDGRLDEIDFPPEYGAAGGDVRRLLQEKKVPKISEMLQEAKLVGSLKVIACSAGLEYMGVDAAKVARGVDEVMGLPAILSLTAGAETTLFI; from the coding sequence ATGTCTGCCGACACGCACAAGACAAAGCCCCGGTTCGTCATTTTTGCGCACAACGCCACGTACGATAAGCTCCATCAGGTCGCCACGTTGGGGCTCACGGCTGCGGCGATGGGAAAGGATGTCGTCGTGGTGCTGCTGTTTTGGACCATCAAGAAATTATCGGACGGTCGACTCGACGAGATCGACTTCCCGCCAGAGTATGGTGCTGCCGGGGGCGACGTGCGCCGCCTGCTGCAGGAGAAGAAAGTACCGAAGATTTCTGAGATGCTTCAGGAAGCCAAACTGGTGGGTTCACTCAAGGTCATCGCCTGCAGCGCCGGGCTGGAATACATGGGCGTCGATGCGGCCAAGGTGGCGCGTGGCGTCGACGAGGTCATGGGGCTGCCCGCCATTCTCTCCCTCACCGCCGGAGCCGAGACGACCCTGTTCATTTAA
- a CDS encoding thioether cross-link-forming SCIFF peptide maturase, translated as MTQTLLMPEKRRPRQDFAPGTLIEERIEGAGDVFLVPFLNGFLFYSPLTNVTMILDDFGAATLRKYFRKESLDHSEQAMIDGLVRQKILPISVARRGTISYEATTWTPLSVTFSNTQKCTLRCTYCYAEGGRLDDLEIPWSVAKTAIDLIMKNAMDRQANPSIRFLGEGEATASWGVFQRIVEYFEDQCRSNGLAPTVVLNTNGVFPASRVDYLAQHCTHMTFSLDGIRDVHNQHRVLPNGEGSFDRVIAIMKQLDDLGKSYDIRSTVTAAGSETITEFVEFVGTTLLCKSIHLEPVFDVTGVTNIKGHIQRLDAQRFVERFRDAKRVAAEFGIDLHYSGAALKMRESFCGAHAASNFLVTSRGIVTSCNEVLQPTDPRATLFQYGAWNEALGTFDIDREAVDRLGKLNVQEMPKCQGCMAKYNCAGDCYAKSAATSGDPAASTYTERCHITRELLKDNLLVTLLSKAVGAQIWKTHHHECSF; from the coding sequence ATGACGCAAACGCTGCTCATGCCGGAGAAGCGCCGCCCGCGGCAGGATTTCGCTCCAGGGACACTGATTGAGGAGCGGATCGAAGGCGCGGGGGACGTCTTTCTGGTGCCCTTTCTGAACGGTTTTCTATTCTACAGTCCGTTGACGAACGTCACGATGATTCTTGACGATTTTGGTGCGGCGACGCTTCGGAAATATTTCCGAAAAGAAAGTCTCGACCATTCCGAACAGGCCATGATCGACGGTTTGGTTCGGCAAAAGATTTTGCCGATTTCCGTTGCTCGGCGGGGCACGATCTCTTACGAAGCCACTACCTGGACTCCGCTGAGTGTGACTTTCTCCAACACTCAAAAGTGTACGCTGCGGTGTACGTACTGCTATGCCGAAGGCGGGCGGCTGGACGATCTCGAGATTCCCTGGTCTGTGGCGAAAACCGCAATCGATCTCATCATGAAGAATGCCATGGACCGGCAGGCCAATCCGTCTATCAGGTTCTTGGGAGAAGGAGAAGCGACGGCTAGTTGGGGAGTTTTCCAAAGGATCGTGGAGTATTTCGAGGACCAGTGCCGGTCGAATGGGTTGGCGCCGACCGTAGTGCTCAATACGAACGGGGTCTTCCCTGCGTCTCGGGTGGACTACCTGGCCCAACACTGCACCCATATGACGTTTTCACTGGATGGGATCCGGGACGTACACAATCAGCATCGAGTCCTTCCGAATGGCGAAGGGTCGTTCGATCGTGTGATCGCCATCATGAAGCAATTGGACGATTTGGGTAAATCCTACGACATTCGATCGACCGTCACCGCTGCCGGGAGCGAGACGATCACGGAATTCGTGGAGTTTGTCGGGACCACGCTACTGTGCAAAAGCATTCATCTCGAGCCGGTGTTTGACGTGACGGGAGTCACCAACATCAAGGGCCACATCCAGCGGCTCGATGCGCAGCGGTTTGTCGAGCGTTTCCGTGACGCGAAACGGGTGGCGGCGGAGTTTGGTATCGACCTCCATTACTCGGGTGCGGCATTGAAGATGCGGGAATCGTTTTGCGGCGCGCACGCGGCGAGCAATTTTCTTGTCACATCCCGTGGCATTGTGACATCGTGCAATGAAGTGCTTCAGCCCACCGATCCTCGCGCCACATTGTTCCAGTACGGCGCGTGGAACGAGGCACTCGGTACGTTCGATATCGATCGCGAAGCGGTCGATCGCCTGGGGAAGCTCAACGTTCAGGAGATGCCCAAGTGCCAGGGTTGCATGGCGAAGTATAATTGCGCGGGAGACTGCTATGCCAAGAGTGCCGCCACCTCCGGTGACCCGGCAGCCTCGACCTATACGGAACGGTGCCACATTACCAGAGAATTGCTCAAGGACAATCTACTCGTCACGCTCCTCTCCAAAGCGGTCGGTGCTCAAATTTGGAAGACGCATCACCACGAGTGTTCCTTCTGA
- the nth gene encoding endonuclease III, translating to MRDTDIHAVLRIVRRDVRRWQEPVVGVVARESARDPFRILIATVLSLRTKDQTTAEASARLFKVADRPETMARLPTARIARLIYPVGFYRTKAKHIREICRILLAQYGSRVPTNIDALVALPGVGRKTANLVMTVGYGKPGICVDIHVHRITNRWGYIKTRTPDESETALRAKLPPRHWITYNDLLVPYGQNLCLPVSPRCSQCKLTRYCARIGVTTSR from the coding sequence ATGCGTGATACGGACATTCACGCCGTCCTGCGGATCGTGCGTCGTGACGTGCGTCGATGGCAGGAGCCCGTGGTCGGTGTGGTGGCGCGCGAGTCTGCGCGCGATCCGTTCCGCATTCTCATCGCCACCGTCCTGAGCCTGCGCACCAAAGACCAGACCACCGCCGAGGCCAGCGCGCGCCTGTTCAAAGTCGCCGACAGGCCGGAAACGATGGCTCGGTTGCCCACGGCGCGCATTGCCCGCCTCATTTATCCTGTCGGGTTCTACCGCACCAAGGCTAAACACATTCGGGAGATTTGCCGAATCCTGCTGGCGCAATATGGCAGCCGCGTGCCAACCAACATCGATGCGCTGGTCGCTCTGCCGGGTGTGGGAAGAAAGACGGCCAATCTCGTGATGACGGTGGGCTACGGCAAGCCTGGGATTTGCGTCGATATCCACGTGCACCGGATCACCAACCGGTGGGGCTACATCAAGACCCGCACGCCCGACGAATCCGAAACGGCGCTGCGTGCTAAACTACCGCCCCGCCACTGGATCACCTACAACGATCTGCTCGTACCCTATGGGCAAAACCTCTGCCTCCCGGTCTCGCCGCGCTGCAGCCAGTGCAAGCTGACCCGTTACTGCGCCCGCATCGGCGTGACCACCTCGCGGTAG
- the rpsU1 gene encoding 30S ribosomal protein S21 1 — translation MEIKVFNNNVEKALKVAKKKLAGEGLFRELKRRRFYEKPSVRKKAKQREAQRRRQKWLSKHRSD, via the coding sequence ATGGAAATCAAAGTCTTTAATAACAACGTTGAGAAAGCGCTGAAGGTGGCCAAGAAGAAGCTGGCCGGCGAAGGTCTCTTTCGGGAGTTGAAGCGCCGCCGCTTTTATGAAAAGCCCAGCGTGCGCAAGAAGGCTAAGCAGCGCGAAGCACAGCGGCGCCGCCAGAAGTGGTTGTCAAAGCATCGCAGCGACTAA
- a CDS encoding response regulator SirA, translating to MNQSDVKLDTLGYFCPMPIIMTSKKIKELAVGQVLEVISDDEGIKKDMPAWCQTTGHHMVGLEEEGQADKRVFKAFVKKAK from the coding sequence ATGAACCAATCGGATGTGAAGCTTGATACGCTCGGCTACTTCTGCCCCATGCCGATCATTATGACCTCCAAGAAGATCAAGGAGTTGGCGGTGGGACAGGTGCTGGAGGTCATTTCTGACGATGAAGGCATCAAGAAAGACATGCCTGCCTGGTGCCAAACGACCGGTCATCACATGGTGGGTCTCGAGGAGGAGGGGCAAGCCGATAAGCGCGTGTTCAAAGCCTTCGTCAAAAAAGCGAAGTAA
- the yrkE gene encoding hypothetical protein, which produces MALTQVEPTATLAELEQTKPERVTIVVLSGDMDRVMAAFIIATGAAAMGMPVTMFFTFWGLNAIRKPGAKTSAKDWLRKMFGWLNKGGAETLPLSRFNFGGLGAKMMQKVMKDNRMPGVPELMETAKDLGVKFIGCTTTMGLMGISKDTLADGVDQLAGVSTYLNEARQGAVNLFI; this is translated from the coding sequence ATGGCACTCACTCAAGTCGAACCCACCGCTACCCTGGCGGAGTTGGAACAGACCAAACCTGAGCGTGTCACGATTGTCGTGCTGAGCGGGGATATGGATCGTGTCATGGCGGCGTTTATCATCGCCACGGGCGCGGCGGCGATGGGGATGCCCGTGACGATGTTCTTTACGTTCTGGGGCTTGAACGCGATTCGGAAGCCCGGTGCCAAGACGAGCGCGAAGGATTGGCTGCGGAAGATGTTCGGCTGGTTGAACAAGGGTGGCGCAGAAACATTGCCGCTTTCTCGGTTCAATTTCGGCGGGCTTGGGGCCAAGATGATGCAGAAGGTCATGAAGGACAACCGCATGCCGGGAGTCCCTGAGTTGATGGAAACCGCGAAGGATCTTGGCGTGAAATTCATTGGTTGTACGACCACGATGGGGCTCATGGGCATTTCGAAGGATACGCTGGCGGACGGCGTCGATCAGCTTGCGGGCGTCAGCACCTACCTGAACGAAGCCCGCCAGGGTGCGGTGAACCTTTTCATCTAA
- a CDS encoding sodium/hydrogen exchanger family/TrkA domain protein, which translates to MPEHGILNDLLTIFVISITIVFVFHQLRLPSIAGFLCAGAMIGPHGLNLVSDQEQVKVLAEIGVVLLLFTIGIEFSLAHMTAMRRLLLVGGLLQVGGVVLIVTLIGSLFGLSWGQSIFWGCLLSLSSTAIVLKALTDRGEMDSLHGRATTSILVFQDLAVVPMMLLVPLLAGPAESAVKGLAVTMAKAVLAVGLILIAARYLVPKFLERIVQSRTRELFVLTIIVLCLGIAWLTSLSGLSLALGAFIAGLVISESEYSHQAMAEVLPFRDSFNSLFFVSIGMLMDVRTIVEHPALVLGLIVAVLLVKGFTGIGAVLGLRQPPRAAVMTGIGLAQVGEFSFILAGEGQRAGLLPDHEYQVFLAVSVWTMLLTPFLIQWAPHLARRVEAWQRLHHYLPDRTTAHVLVGTESQIRIRDHVVIMGYGLNGRNLARVLGETEIPYVALDLDGDTVRREARSGIQIYYGDGTNPNVLRHVRIHDARVFVVAISDPFSARRAVQIARSLNPKIHIVVRTRYLRELSELHDLGADDVVPEEFETSIEIFTLVLRTFNLPQDFVMKKAEQVRREGYALLRRSEMPELAHHLRAGTLTDVEVETFRIDDDSPALGKSLADLALRQTTGASVIALTRRGETESNPSARQALAVGDILTVLGSRQQIRRALSVLVATRPDV; encoded by the coding sequence ATGCCCGAACACGGCATTCTCAACGATCTGCTGACCATCTTCGTGATCTCGATCACGATTGTATTCGTATTTCATCAGCTCAGACTGCCGTCTATTGCCGGATTTCTGTGCGCGGGCGCCATGATCGGTCCTCACGGGTTGAATCTTGTCTCGGACCAGGAGCAGGTCAAAGTGTTGGCGGAGATCGGCGTCGTGCTGCTCCTGTTTACCATCGGGATCGAATTTTCGCTGGCCCATATGACGGCCATGCGCCGCCTGTTGCTTGTGGGCGGTCTATTGCAGGTCGGCGGGGTGGTTTTGATCGTGACCTTGATCGGGTCGTTATTTGGTCTGTCATGGGGCCAGTCGATCTTCTGGGGCTGCCTGCTTTCATTGAGCAGCACGGCGATCGTGCTCAAAGCGCTGACGGACCGTGGCGAGATGGATTCTCTGCACGGGCGCGCGACCACCAGCATCCTCGTGTTTCAGGATCTGGCCGTGGTGCCGATGATGCTCCTCGTACCGTTGTTGGCCGGCCCGGCAGAAAGCGCGGTGAAGGGCTTGGCGGTGACCATGGCGAAGGCCGTCCTTGCGGTGGGGTTGATCCTCATTGCCGCACGCTATCTGGTCCCAAAGTTTTTAGAGCGGATCGTGCAGAGTCGGACCCGCGAGCTGTTCGTCCTGACCATCATCGTCTTGTGTCTTGGTATCGCGTGGCTGACGTCGCTGAGCGGCCTCTCGCTGGCCTTAGGAGCCTTCATCGCCGGTCTCGTCATTTCCGAGTCGGAATACAGCCATCAGGCGATGGCGGAGGTGTTGCCATTCCGGGACAGCTTCAACAGTCTCTTTTTCGTGTCCATCGGCATGTTGATGGACGTGCGGACCATTGTGGAGCATCCGGCGCTGGTCCTCGGGTTGATCGTGGCGGTCCTGCTCGTCAAGGGGTTCACGGGTATCGGAGCGGTCCTGGGGTTGCGCCAGCCTCCCCGTGCAGCCGTGATGACCGGCATCGGCTTGGCGCAGGTGGGGGAGTTTAGCTTCATTCTTGCCGGAGAGGGCCAGCGGGCGGGGTTGCTGCCCGACCATGAATATCAGGTCTTTCTGGCCGTCTCAGTCTGGACCATGCTCCTCACTCCATTTTTGATTCAATGGGCGCCGCATTTGGCCCGCCGTGTCGAGGCCTGGCAGCGGCTGCATCACTATTTGCCGGATCGGACCACTGCGCACGTGCTGGTCGGCACCGAATCGCAGATTCGCATCCGCGACCACGTGGTGATCATGGGCTACGGGCTCAATGGGCGTAATCTGGCGCGGGTGTTGGGCGAGACCGAAATTCCTTACGTGGCACTCGATTTGGATGGCGACACGGTCCGGCGGGAGGCCCGAAGCGGCATCCAAATTTATTATGGCGATGGGACAAACCCCAACGTCTTGCGCCACGTCCGCATTCACGATGCGCGTGTGTTCGTGGTGGCGATCTCGGATCCATTTTCGGCTCGGCGGGCCGTGCAGATCGCGCGCAGTTTGAACCCGAAAATTCACATTGTCGTTCGGACGCGCTATCTCCGAGAGCTTTCGGAGTTGCACGACTTGGGGGCCGACGACGTGGTGCCGGAGGAGTTTGAAACATCGATCGAAATCTTCACCCTGGTGCTCCGGACCTTCAACTTGCCGCAGGACTTTGTCATGAAGAAGGCCGAGCAAGTGCGCCGGGAGGGGTACGCGTTGCTCAGGCGGAGCGAGATGCCGGAGTTGGCGCACCATTTACGGGCGGGGACGTTGACGGACGTGGAAGTCGAAACCTTCCGGATCGACGACGACTCACCCGCGCTGGGGAAGAGCCTTGCGGATCTGGCGCTTCGGCAGACGACCGGCGCGTCAGTGATCGCCTTGACGCGACGCGGAGAAACGGAGTCGAATCCATCGGCGCGGCAGGCGTTGGCAGTGGGAGATATTCTCACGGTACTGGGCTCGCGCCAACAGATTCGACGGGCGCTCTCCGTGCTGGTGGCCACACGGCCGGACGTCTAG
- a CDS encoding haloacid dehalogenase has translation MVRALIFDFNGVLADDETPHVRCFQQSLWEHGLALTAEDYYGRYLGMDERTCAAALLAARDGFVNVSVHEAIIERKAELFRSVVAVHKPALFSGVDRLVERAALTYRLAIASGGRREQIEHALHGTMIESCFHVIVSAEDVTAGKPDPEIYLHALKRLNAVCPRPPLIRAHECLVIEDSRAGILAAKAAHMWVVAVATTYPADQLTEADLVLPTLDGIQVDEMIRGLPPSRR, from the coding sequence ATGGTTCGGGCGCTGATCTTCGATTTCAATGGAGTTCTCGCGGACGACGAGACCCCGCACGTGCGGTGTTTCCAGCAGTCGCTATGGGAACACGGGCTCGCTCTGACCGCGGAAGATTACTATGGCCGGTACCTGGGGATGGACGAACGCACCTGTGCGGCCGCCCTGCTGGCAGCCCGTGACGGGTTCGTCAATGTCTCTGTGCACGAGGCGATCATTGAGCGGAAGGCCGAACTCTTCAGAAGTGTCGTCGCCGTGCACAAGCCGGCATTGTTCTCCGGAGTGGATCGCCTCGTTGAACGGGCGGCCCTAACGTACCGGTTGGCCATCGCCTCCGGCGGTCGACGTGAACAAATCGAGCACGCTCTCCACGGGACCATGATCGAGTCCTGCTTCCACGTCATCGTATCGGCGGAGGACGTGACGGCAGGAAAACCGGATCCGGAAATCTATCTGCATGCGCTGAAGCGGCTGAACGCGGTGTGTCCACGACCACCGCTCATCCGCGCACATGAATGTCTAGTCATCGAGGATTCCCGCGCGGGCATTCTCGCCGCCAAGGCGGCACATATGTGGGTTGTGGCAGTCGCCACCACCTACCCGGCCGACCAGCTGACAGAGGCGGATCTCGTCCTGCCGACACTCGACGGAATCCAGGTCGACGAGATGATACGAGGTCTCCCCCCATCTAGACGCTAG
- a CDS encoding general secretory pathway protein GspE, which produces MFPHTHKAILATAFERLIPLGIISREIFDHALKESLRSDQDLENLLLDKYRVPKAHLGQALSNFFDCPYVPFDDRTVLDRELLRNLSFDYLRNHHWVPLRRQGNIVDVLIDDPHNLEKGLDIRRTFPGVTIRFSVGLRREIEQFLMTSEQPDTGSISDILGQLVDESHDDRGLESGTDGIDENDSAIVRLAHQIIAEAYRTGASDVHIEPYSDRKETAVRFRVDGSCFIYMRIPPAYRRAIVSRIKIMASLDIAERRKPQDGKIRFRLGKDKEIELRVATIPTAGANEDVAMRVLTAKETRPLNSLDLASRSEAILREIAEQPHGMILCVGPTGSGKTTTLHALLGHINTEERKIWTAEDPVEITQEGLRQVQVHSKIGFTFAAALRSFLRADPDVIMIGEIRDRETADVSIEAALTGHLVFSTLHTNSAAETVTRLLDMGCDSFNFADAILGILAQRLAKRICPQCREAYHPSKDEYDEMARAYGREAWDALNVPYHDDVRLYRGVGCTACNGTGFRGRIAIHELLINSEEMRDLIQARARTRELVTLAQREGMTTLLQDGIEKALQGLTTLKSVRSVAVK; this is translated from the coding sequence ATGTTTCCCCATACCCACAAAGCGATCCTCGCCACTGCCTTCGAACGGCTGATTCCGCTGGGTATCATCAGCCGGGAGATCTTCGATCATGCGCTGAAGGAATCTTTGCGGAGCGACCAGGACTTGGAAAACCTGCTCCTCGACAAGTATCGGGTTCCCAAAGCCCATTTGGGACAAGCCCTGAGCAATTTTTTCGATTGTCCCTATGTGCCGTTTGACGACCGGACTGTCCTGGACCGCGAATTGCTGCGAAATCTCAGTTTTGACTACCTCCGAAACCATCATTGGGTGCCGCTTCGGCGACAGGGGAACATCGTCGACGTGCTCATCGACGACCCTCACAACCTGGAGAAGGGGCTGGATATTCGCCGGACCTTTCCCGGTGTGACCATCCGCTTTTCCGTGGGTCTACGGCGCGAAATCGAGCAGTTCCTGATGACCTCGGAGCAACCGGATACGGGTTCGATCAGTGATATCCTCGGCCAATTGGTGGACGAATCTCATGATGACCGCGGTCTCGAATCAGGGACCGACGGAATCGACGAAAACGACTCAGCGATCGTGCGATTGGCACATCAAATCATTGCCGAGGCGTATCGAACCGGAGCATCGGACGTCCACATCGAACCATACTCCGACCGAAAGGAAACCGCCGTTCGGTTCCGCGTGGATGGGAGCTGCTTCATTTATATGCGCATTCCTCCGGCCTATCGCCGGGCCATCGTCTCGCGCATCAAGATCATGGCCAGCTTGGATATTGCCGAACGTCGAAAGCCCCAGGATGGCAAGATCCGATTTCGTCTTGGGAAGGACAAGGAAATCGAACTGCGTGTCGCGACCATTCCCACGGCAGGGGCTAACGAAGACGTGGCCATGCGCGTCTTGACGGCCAAGGAGACGCGTCCCCTGAATTCGCTCGATCTGGCCTCGAGATCCGAAGCCATCTTGCGGGAGATCGCCGAGCAGCCGCATGGGATGATTCTCTGCGTGGGCCCGACGGGATCCGGGAAAACCACCACGCTTCACGCTCTGTTGGGTCATATCAACACGGAGGAACGGAAAATCTGGACGGCCGAGGACCCCGTCGAGATTACGCAAGAGGGACTGCGCCAAGTTCAGGTTCACAGCAAGATCGGCTTCACGTTCGCGGCGGCGCTTCGTTCGTTTCTCAGGGCCGACCCCGACGTCATTATGATCGGCGAGATCCGCGATCGTGAAACGGCCGACGTATCCATCGAGGCAGCCTTGACCGGCCACCTTGTGTTCAGTACCTTGCACACCAACAGCGCGGCGGAGACCGTCACACGATTGCTGGACATGGGGTGCGACTCGTTTAATTTTGCCGATGCGATCCTGGGCATCCTCGCGCAACGACTGGCCAAGCGCATATGCCCACAGTGTCGCGAAGCCTATCATCCATCCAAGGACGAGTACGACGAAATGGCCCGTGCCTACGGACGCGAGGCTTGGGATGCCCTGAATGTTCCCTACCACGACGATGTTCGTCTGTACCGCGGGGTTGGGTGTACCGCATGCAACGGGACAGGATTCCGCGGACGCATCGCCATCCACGAACTGCTGATAAATTCGGAGGAAATGCGCGATCTAATACAGGCGAGAGCACGAACGCGGGAACTGGTAACCCTTGCACAACGCGAAGGGATGACAACGTTGCTTCAAGACGGCATTGAAAAGGCGTTGCAAGGCCTGACGACCTTGAAGAGCGTGCGTAGCGTGGCCGTCAAATGA